Proteins encoded together in one Agromyces sp. 3263 window:
- the leuD gene encoding 3-isopropylmalate dehydratase small subunit: MQKISTVTGTAVPLRRSNVDTDQIIPAVFLKRVTKTGFDDALFYAWRQDPDFILNQEQYRGARILIAGPDFGTGSSREHAVWALRDYGFDVVISSRFGDIFRGNSGKQGLLAAQVAYEDVERLWEQVEADPGIPVTVDLVERTVSVGTLTVPFDIDDYTRWRLLEGLDDIGLTLRDEESIAEFESHREAWRPKTLPIREPAESGSL; this comes from the coding sequence ATGCAGAAGATCAGCACCGTCACCGGCACCGCCGTTCCGCTTCGCCGCTCGAACGTCGACACCGACCAGATCATCCCCGCGGTGTTCCTGAAGCGGGTCACGAAGACCGGCTTCGACGACGCCCTGTTCTACGCCTGGCGGCAGGATCCCGACTTCATCCTGAACCAGGAGCAGTACCGCGGCGCCCGCATCCTCATCGCCGGTCCCGACTTCGGCACGGGGTCGAGCCGCGAGCACGCGGTCTGGGCGCTGCGCGACTACGGCTTCGACGTGGTGATCAGCTCGCGCTTCGGCGACATCTTCCGGGGCAACTCGGGCAAGCAGGGCCTGCTCGCGGCACAGGTCGCGTACGAGGACGTCGAACGTCTCTGGGAGCAGGTCGAGGCCGACCCGGGAATACCCGTCACGGTCGATCTGGTTGAGCGTACCGTGAGCGTCGGAACGCTCACGGTGCCGTTCGACATCGACGACTACACTCGGTGGAGGCTTCTCGAAGGGCTCGACGACATCGGGCTCACCCTGCGGGACGAGGAGTCGATCGCCGAGTTCGAGTCACATCGAGAAGCTTGGCGGCCGAAGACCCTCCCCATCCGGGAGCCGGCAGAATCAGGGAGTCTGTGA
- a CDS encoding FHA domain-containing protein → MAEPDFIVPPPGLIPAAPEQPARPERTDPDRTVRAVPARVLPTFAPPTGPVAPRAPLPPLPPGPPSAAVPAAPPVRVDAPTPTPQPGAWRLRTADGLEVLLLRPVVLGRDPVADAGRPGAATIRLVDPARSVSKTHALVEVVDERVTVTDLHSTNGSRVLTPAGDEVELDPGLAFGVVGGSTILLGEFAVTLDRAPLNSV, encoded by the coding sequence GTGGCTGAACCGGACTTCATCGTCCCCCCGCCGGGGCTGATCCCGGCTGCGCCCGAGCAGCCCGCGCGGCCCGAGCGCACCGACCCCGACCGCACCGTTCGAGCCGTGCCCGCCCGGGTGCTGCCGACCTTCGCCCCGCCCACGGGGCCGGTCGCGCCGCGCGCGCCGCTGCCGCCACTGCCCCCGGGGCCGCCGAGCGCGGCCGTTCCCGCCGCCCCGCCCGTGCGGGTCGACGCGCCCACGCCGACCCCGCAGCCGGGCGCCTGGCGCCTGCGCACCGCCGACGGGCTCGAGGTGCTCCTCCTCCGTCCCGTCGTGCTCGGCCGTGATCCGGTCGCCGATGCCGGGAGGCCGGGGGCGGCCACGATCCGCCTGGTCGACCCCGCCCGGTCGGTGTCGAAGACGCACGCGCTCGTCGAGGTCGTCGACGAACGCGTCACGGTCACCGACCTGCATTCGACGAACGGCAGCCGCGTACTGACGCCCGCGGGCGACGAGGTGGAACTCGACCCCGGGCTGGCCTTCGGGGTCGTCGGCGGGTCGACGATCCTGCTCGGGGAGTTCGCCGTCACGCTGGATCGGGCTCCGCTCAACTCGGTGTAG
- a CDS encoding lysophospholipid acyltransferase family protein — translation MPHHPPASDAALKPRSEKRRPSFFWLLAVLVLPLFNLVVRFRFHHSERMPQAGAFVLAPNHYSEIDPVVMGVVCWKLGRAPRFLAKASLFKNPVLGWLLRTSGQIPVERAGSKSHAALRAAEDLVAKGRMVVVYPEGSLTREPDLWPMRGKTGAVRIALERDIPIIPAAHWGTQELLPRYGKKLSLFPRKTIDVIIGEPLDLSAYRGKPLDQASLLKATGELMDAIAGLLAEVRGEPAPPERWDPAAHGQKETGRLDG, via the coding sequence GTGCCCCACCATCCTCCGGCGTCCGACGCTGCACTGAAGCCGCGTTCCGAGAAGCGGCGACCCTCGTTCTTCTGGTTGCTCGCCGTTCTCGTCCTCCCGCTGTTCAACCTCGTCGTGCGCTTCCGCTTCCACCATTCCGAGCGGATGCCGCAGGCCGGCGCCTTCGTGCTCGCGCCGAACCACTACAGCGAGATCGATCCCGTCGTCATGGGCGTCGTCTGCTGGAAGCTCGGTCGCGCGCCGCGGTTCCTCGCCAAGGCGTCGCTCTTCAAGAACCCCGTGCTCGGCTGGTTGCTGCGCACCTCCGGCCAGATCCCCGTGGAGCGGGCGGGCAGCAAGAGCCATGCCGCCCTCCGCGCGGCCGAGGACCTCGTGGCGAAGGGTCGCATGGTCGTCGTCTACCCCGAGGGGTCGCTGACGCGCGAGCCCGACCTCTGGCCGATGCGCGGCAAGACGGGCGCCGTGCGCATCGCGCTCGAGCGCGACATCCCGATCATCCCGGCCGCGCACTGGGGCACGCAGGAGCTGCTGCCGCGCTACGGCAAGAAGCTGAGCCTGTTCCCGCGCAAGACGATCGACGTGATCATCGGCGAGCCGCTCGACCTCAGCGCCTACCGCGGCAAGCCGCTCGACCAGGCGTCGCTGCTGAAGGCGACGGGCGAGCTCATGGATGCGATCGCCGGTCTCCTCGCCGAGGTGCGTGGCGAGCCGGCTCCGCCGGAGCGCTGGGATCCTGCGGCCCACGGCCAGAAGGAGACGGGGCGACTCGATGGCTAG
- the leuC gene encoding 3-isopropylmalate dehydratase large subunit, with amino-acid sequence MNAASTIPANTDGARPRTLAEKVWDAHLVKKGEDGTPDLIYIDLHLVHEVTSPQAFDGLRLAGRPVRRPDLTIATEDHNTPTLAIDRPIADPTSRTQIETLRRNAKEFGIRLHSLGDVEQGIVHVVGPQLGLTQPGITVVCGDSHTSTHGAFGAMAFGIGTSEVEHVMATQTLPLKPFKTMAINVEGALRPGVTAKDIILAVIAKIGTGGGQGYVLEYRGSAIRALSMDGRMTICNMSIEAGARAGMVAPDATTYTYLKGRAHAPAGADWDDAVAYWETLATDEGAEFDAEVFIDADTLEPFVTWGTNPGQGVSLSESVPDPSSIDDQHERAAAERALEYMDLAPGTPLKDVHVDAVFMGSCTNSRIEDLRAFASIVKGKRKADGVRVMVVPGSARVRLEAEAEGLDKVFEEFGAEWRFAGCSMCLGMNPDQLAPGERCASTSNRNFEGRQGKGGRTHLVSPLVAAATAIRGTLSSPWDLEQEGAR; translated from the coding sequence ATGAACGCAGCATCCACCATCCCCGCGAACACCGACGGGGCACGGCCTCGTACGCTGGCCGAGAAGGTCTGGGACGCCCATCTCGTGAAGAAGGGCGAGGACGGCACTCCCGACCTCATCTACATCGACCTGCACCTCGTGCACGAGGTCACGAGCCCGCAGGCCTTCGACGGCCTCCGCCTGGCCGGCCGCCCGGTGCGTCGTCCCGATCTCACGATCGCGACGGAGGACCACAACACGCCGACGCTCGCGATCGACCGTCCGATCGCCGATCCCACGAGCCGCACGCAGATCGAGACGCTTCGTCGCAACGCGAAGGAGTTCGGCATCCGCCTGCACTCGCTCGGCGACGTCGAGCAGGGCATCGTGCACGTCGTCGGCCCGCAGCTCGGCCTCACGCAGCCGGGCATCACCGTGGTCTGCGGTGACTCGCACACCTCGACGCACGGCGCGTTCGGAGCGATGGCGTTCGGCATCGGCACGAGCGAGGTCGAGCACGTCATGGCCACGCAGACGCTGCCGCTGAAGCCGTTCAAGACCATGGCGATCAACGTCGAGGGCGCGCTCCGTCCAGGCGTCACGGCGAAGGACATCATCCTCGCGGTCATCGCGAAGATCGGAACGGGCGGCGGGCAGGGCTACGTGCTCGAGTACCGCGGCAGCGCCATCCGCGCACTCTCGATGGACGGCCGCATGACGATCTGCAACATGTCCATCGAGGCCGGCGCGAGAGCCGGCATGGTGGCTCCGGATGCCACGACCTACACGTATCTCAAGGGCCGCGCCCATGCGCCGGCCGGCGCCGACTGGGACGACGCGGTCGCCTACTGGGAGACCCTCGCGACCGACGAGGGTGCGGAGTTCGACGCCGAGGTGTTCATCGACGCCGACACGCTCGAGCCGTTCGTGACGTGGGGCACGAACCCCGGCCAGGGCGTCTCGCTCTCCGAGTCGGTGCCCGACCCCTCGTCCATCGACGACCAGCACGAGCGTGCGGCCGCCGAGCGGGCGCTCGAGTACATGGACCTCGCGCCCGGCACTCCGCTGAAGGACGTGCACGTCGACGCGGTCTTCATGGGCTCCTGCACGAACAGCCGGATCGAAGACCTCCGCGCGTTCGCGTCGATCGTCAAGGGCAAGCGCAAGGCCGACGGCGTGCGCGTCATGGTGGTGCCGGGCTCCGCCCGGGTGCGCCTCGAGGCCGAGGCCGAGGGCCTCGACAAGGTGTTCGAGGAGTTCGGCGCCGAATGGCGCTTCGCCGGGTGCTCGATGTGCCTCGGCATGAACCCCGACCAGCTCGCTCCGGGCGAGCGCTGCGCGTCCACGTCGAACCGCAACTTCGAGGGGCGGCAGGGCAAGGGCGGTCGCACGCACCTCGTGTCTCCGCTCGTCGCGGCGGCGACGGCCATCCGCGGCACGCTGTCCAGTCCGTGGGACCTCGAGCAGGAAGGGGCGCGCTGA
- the murA gene encoding UDP-N-acetylglucosamine 1-carboxyvinyltransferase, translated as MNTLGQDAKNHGTAVGLNVDRITINGGKPLRGRIELKGAKNLVTKAMVAAILGDTPSVLKDVPNISDVRIVRGLLEVHGVSVTHGVDGGELILDPSAVETAHMADIDAHAGSSRIPILFCGPLLHRLGEAFIPDLGGCRIGDRPIDYHLEVLRNFGAIVEKLPSGIRMSAPNGLHGAKVALPYPSVGATEQVLLTAVLADGITELSGAAIEPEIMDLINILQKMGAIITVDTDRVIRIEGVEKLDGYTHRALFDRNEAASWAAAALATDGDIFVGGARQAEMLTFLNVFRKVGGDFEIQEDGIRFFHPGGDLKPVIIETDVHPGFMTDWQQPLVVALSKANGVSIVHETVYEQRFGFVDALVEMGASIEVHKECLGAGACRFGQRNFQHSAVISGPAKLHGADIEVPDLRGGFSHLIAALTAEGRSTVSNVGIIARGYENFITKLELLGADFELEG; from the coding sequence GTGAACACGCTCGGGCAGGACGCCAAGAACCATGGAACGGCAGTCGGACTGAATGTCGACCGCATCACGATCAACGGCGGCAAGCCCCTGCGGGGCCGCATCGAGCTGAAGGGCGCCAAGAACCTCGTCACGAAGGCGATGGTCGCGGCGATCCTCGGCGACACGCCGAGCGTGCTGAAGGACGTCCCCAACATCAGCGACGTCCGCATCGTGCGCGGCCTCCTCGAGGTGCACGGCGTGAGCGTGACCCACGGCGTCGACGGGGGCGAGCTCATCCTCGACCCGTCGGCGGTCGAGACGGCGCACATGGCCGACATCGACGCGCACGCGGGCTCCAGCCGCATCCCGATCCTGTTCTGCGGGCCGCTGCTGCACCGCCTCGGCGAGGCGTTCATCCCCGACCTCGGCGGATGCCGCATCGGCGACCGCCCCATCGACTACCACCTCGAGGTGCTGCGCAACTTCGGCGCCATCGTCGAGAAGCTCCCGAGCGGCATCCGGATGTCGGCGCCCAACGGACTCCACGGAGCCAAGGTCGCCCTGCCGTACCCGAGCGTCGGCGCCACCGAGCAGGTGCTGCTCACCGCAGTGCTCGCCGACGGCATCACCGAGCTCTCGGGTGCCGCGATCGAGCCCGAGATCATGGATCTCATCAACATCCTGCAGAAGATGGGCGCGATCATCACGGTCGACACCGACCGCGTCATCCGCATCGAGGGCGTCGAGAAGCTCGACGGCTACACGCACCGCGCGCTCTTCGACCGCAACGAGGCCGCCAGCTGGGCGGCCGCCGCCCTCGCCACCGACGGCGACATCTTCGTCGGCGGCGCGCGCCAGGCCGAGATGCTCACCTTCCTCAACGTCTTCCGCAAGGTCGGCGGCGACTTCGAGATCCAGGAGGACGGCATCCGCTTCTTCCACCCGGGTGGCGACCTCAAGCCGGTGATCATCGAGACCGACGTGCACCCCGGCTTCATGACCGACTGGCAGCAGCCGCTCGTGGTCGCCCTGTCGAAGGCGAACGGCGTCTCGATCGTGCACGAGACCGTCTACGAGCAGCGCTTCGGCTTCGTCGACGCGCTCGTCGAGATGGGCGCATCGATCGAGGTGCACAAGGAGTGCCTCGGCGCCGGGGCGTGCCGGTTCGGCCAGCGCAACTTCCAGCACTCGGCCGTGATCTCCGGCCCCGCGAAGCTGCACGGCGCCGACATCGAGGTGCCCGACCTGCGCGGCGGCTTCAGCCACCTCATCGCGGCGCTGACCGCCGAGGGCCGTTCGACGGTCTCGAACGTGGGCATCATCGCGCGCGGGTACGAGAACTTCATCACGAAGCTCGAGCTCCTCGGGGCGGACTTCGAACTCGAAGGATAA